The following DNA comes from Cherax quadricarinatus isolate ZL_2023a chromosome 55, ASM3850222v1, whole genome shotgun sequence.
tcactccagcagagcaaagttgctggttatgggggatttcaaccacagggagattgactgggaaaacctggagccacatgggggtcccaaaacatggagagccaggatgttggacgtggtgctggaaaacctcatgcaccaacatgttaaggacactaccagagtgagaggggaggatgaaccagcaagattggaccatgtgttcaccctgggcagctcagatattgaggacatcaagtatgagagtcccctaggagctagcgaccacgtggttctgtgctttgaatacatagtagagctgcaagtggagagaataacaggagttgaatgggaaaagcctgactataaaagaggggactacatagggttgaagaacttcctgcgggaggtccagtgggacagagaactggcaggaaagccagtaaatgaaatgatggaatatgtaacaacaaaatgcaaggaggcagtggaaaggtttattcccaagggcaacagcaacaacgggaagaccagaacgagcccctggtttacccgacggtgtaaggaggcaaaaacaaaatgcaatagagaatggaaaaagtacagaaggcagagaacacacgaaaatagggagatcagtcgcagagccaggaatgagtacgcacaggtaaggagggaggcccagcgacagtatgaaaatgacatagcatcgagaatcaagactgacccgaaactgttgtatagccacatcaggaggaagacaacagtcaaagaccaggtgatcagattaaggacagaaggtggagaactcacaagaaatgatcaggaggtatgtgaggagctgaacaggagatttaaggaagtttttacagtagagacaggaagggctgtgggaagacagcacagaaggaaacatcaagagggaatataccaacaagtgttggatgacatacgaacaactgaggaggaggtgaagaagctcttaagtgacccatctccccatgggtccttagagaaggagcagagatgctgtgcgtgcctctaaccacaatcttcaacacatcccttgaaactgggcaactacctgagaaatggaagacagctaatgtagtccccatatttaagaaaggaaacagaaacgaggcactaaactacagacctgtgtctctgacatgtattgtgtgcaaagtcatggagaagattatcaggaggagagtggtcgaacacctggaaaggaacaagattataaatgaaaaccagcatgggttcatggaaggcaaatcttgtatcacaaacctcctggagttttatgacaaggtaacagaagtaagacacgagagagaggggtgggtagattgcgttttcctagactgcaggaaggcctttgacacagttccccacaagagattagtgcagaagctggaggatcaggcgcacgtaaaagggagggcactgcaatggataagggaatacctgacagggaggcagcaacgagtcatggtacgtgaagaggtatgacagtgggcgcctgttacgagcggggtcccacaggggtcagttctagaaccagtgctatttttgatatatgtgaacgacatgatggaaggaatagactctgaagtgtccctgttcgcagatgacgtgaagttgatgaggagaattaaatcggacgaggatgaggcaggactgcaaagagaccaggacaggctggacatgtgatccagcaactggcttctcgaattcaatccagccaaatgcaaagtcatgaagattggggaggggcaaagaagaccgcagacagagtataggctaggtggacaaagactacagaactcactcagggagaaagaccttggggtgaccataacaccgagcacatcaccggaggcacacatcaaccaaataaccgctgcagcatacgggcgcctggcaaacctgagaatagcgttccgataccttaataaggaatcgttcaagacactgtacactgtgtatgttaggcccatactggagtatgcagcaccagtctggaacccacacctggtcaagcacgtcaagaagttagagaaagtacaaaggtttgcaacaaggctagtcccagagctcaagggaatgtcgtacgaggaaaggttaagggaaatcggactgacgacactggaggacagaaggatcaggggagacatgataacgacatacaagatactgcggggaatagacaaggtggacagagataggatgttccagagaggggacacagggacaaggggtcacaactggaagctgaagactcagacgagtcacagggacgttaggaagtatttcttcagtcatagagttgtcagcaagtggaatagcctagcaagtgaagtagtggaggcaggaaccatacatagttttaagaagaggtatgacaaagctcaggaagcagagagagagaggatccagcgatcagtgaagaggcggggccaggagctgagtttcgacccctgcaaccacaattaggcgagtacaattaggtgagtacacacacacaaagatcttggggtgagtataacacagggcacatacgaggcgcacatcaactagataactgctgcaacacatgGGCGTCTAGCAAATCtaggcattccgacatctcaataaggaatcgttcaggaccttgtacactgtgtacattaggcctatatttgagtatgcagcaccggtctgGAACctacacttagccaagcacgtatggaaactagaggaagtgctaaggtttacaacgagactagtcccggagctaagggttatGTCTTACGAggcgaggttaagggaaatcgacctgacgacactggaggacaggagagataggggggatatgatgacggcatataaaatactgagaggtattgacaaggtggacagagacagaatgttccagagatgggacacagcaacaaggggtcacagtttgaagttgaagactcagatgaatcacagggatgttaggaagtatatattcagtcagagttgtcaggaagtggaatagtctgggaagtgatgtagtggaggcagtataaagaagaggtatgataaagctcatggagcaggaagagagaccgAATAGCggccagtgaggaggcggggccaggagctctgactcgacccctAAAACCACAAATAGtataaataggcgagtacaagtaGTTAGGTACTTTGTTGGCCTCCTTGTACCTGACtttctcttcacctagcagtacctgggtgatagtcgactgttgtgtggcatcctgggggagaagcATATCTTTTATGTGGCCGGTGTTAACGAAATAATTGGTATtcgctggagagagagagatggatgggCATCCATAAAAAGAAAAGGCAGAGGAGATGAGAATCAGAGGACATAGAACAGAAACAGACCAGTGAAGAATAAATATGAAGGTAGCCTAGGCAGATCGAACAGAATTATCACTTACTCTTTTCTAACTTTCAAATTAATTAGGCTTCATTGCCCAGGACTAATTCTTAATGAAACAAAATATAGATTTTCTTCACTAAGTTCGTTTTTACTTTTCAACTAAAACTTTTAACAGTTAATCATTAATGTCATTAAAAATTCGATTTAGTATTTATTTCGACCTTTATTGTACAAATATGTGTTGTATTAAATAATCCGAATTTCCTTGATACTtaaatttttccattttttttcagaCCAATTGCTATCTTTTTTTAATTAACAATGATATAATGATTTTTATTTTTGAACCAAAAcgaacttagaaacctcacctaacttcccTAAAAttaacacaatttttttttagctaaattctgctatATCATTGGTCAactttaatatatttaatattggATTAaatctgtgatatatatatatatatatatatatatatatatatatatatatatatatatatatatatatatatatatatatatatatatatatatatataatgtcgtgccgaatatgtaaaactggtcaattagcaagaactcacttaaaattaagtcctttctaaaattttctcttatacgtttgaagatatatttttttcattaatgttaatgtaaaaaattttaattttgttccaaaagaatcttagaaaacatacctaaccttatcataacaagaacaatttattttagcctaacccaactaaatatattttagatttgtttacaataatttaatattaaacaaacacagtgaaatatatttttttcgttaggttcagaatgactttggcgaaattattgcatacacaaattttcaattgtcctCTATGGCAAgacgaacgttgctatttaaccaagatcgcaagttctgcctattcggcactacatatatataaaataataatatatatctcAAATTCTCACTTGGGAGAGAAAGCCTCTAACATTATTTCAAGTCGTCTTGGACTATTGTCAACAaagtgagcgagagagagagaaaaaaaaaacagaggccAGAATACGGCTTAGTTCTCCAGTTGTAGAGTGTCTTGGAGGATCTAAAAGTTGTCTCTCCTACAGTTACCAATGGTTCTGGCAGCTCCTTCTATGGCCTTTCCGAAGACACCTTGCAGGAAGTCCCAGCCTCTCTTCTGACGGCGTCTGGAAAAGTGTGTAGGAAAAAATTATTGCGAGGCTTTTATTAAGAGGGACTAGTGGCATCGTTGTTATTAACAGGGGGAAGTAAACAGGAATAAAACGAAGGGGAATTAtagtggctaaacgtttcctttaataaatgcccTGAACTGTACCTAAATAACTTTTCATCTCGAAAAGTTTTAATTAATGTTATAAATATTCTGCACGCTGACAAGAGGTATATGGGTCATTCTGGATACTTGAAGCTACGAGGATAGCCATGCAGAACAAGTATTtattttgacaacgtttcgccctgtatGGAGCTTTATATAAAGTCATCTATTATCTTGATAAGCGAAAAGTTGGCCAAATACAAACTCTTTGTGCAGCATTGTTCTCTCTACTACATTCTGTGGTATGTTGTTTGTATTCAGCTGGATACGTGAATATTTGTTTTACGGACATGCTCGTATAGGCATTTTGATGGACAAACATTGAGTACGGAAATGGTACATTATGGAATGATGCACATCACACACCTCAGTCTCTGCGTTCAAGACGGGTtacgttaggtaagatttgtcggAAAACTGGATAATTGTCTCcactgacgtgggtcttagatgACCCGCTgctgctggagcttttggtcatctgacagaggcttTCCACTGGCTCGCTGGTCCGCctcatttaaaaattaaggttgtaaatataacatttttacccaagACTGATTCTGAGCAAATCTCACTTTGTCTCGACGATGGAGATGTCGGAGCAGAGTGTGGTTCTCTGAACGGAGCAGTCAGGATCTCTCCCTTCCTCGGCATCCTCAGGGGCACACTGCTCTGTCACCAGTGTCCACTGTGTGTAGTGAAGTCATAACcgtcagcaccatcaccaccgtcagcAGTAGCGATAGAAATAGCACCATCAGTAGCGGCCCCAGCACGGAGATTAAAATGGAAGAGGAGGTCGGTCATGttgaatattaataataataagatgaAGAATAAAGAATACGAAAGAAAGGAAGATACAACACTTAGTTAATTAAGCTTCGAGATGCTGAGTACATCAACAGTATTACCTTCTATTTTTATAGCTATATTTTTGTTCTCGAGTGAAATTATATTAGATCACTGATCTCGATATGTTTAGGGGAGGATTTATGAAGGTTAGCAGGAACTTGTGGAGCGTATTGGTAGAGAATATGCTCCGGTGCTCTACACTTCCATtaccaaagaaaaaaaaactgtattCCCTATAGTTATTTGTaatggcagaattaccgacaaaatgttaggtaaacaaATACAGATTATAAAATATCGCAGTTGCATCTGTCCATTTAGCTACCATCGTTATTTGTGATTGTTTAGTCACTACACAAGCCGACGTGGACTGACCTGGAGGGTGCAggagtcacaggtaacaccattAGGTAACACTACAGGTATCTCGTACTCTCCTCCTTTGATAGACCTTGTCATCTGGTACTGACGTCCCTCCACTCCAGAGATATCCAAGGGCCACCTGTACATGTTATCACGAAAGGGTTACCAAAACACAAAAaaaatgcagttttt
Coding sequences within:
- the LOC128698923 gene encoding uncharacterized protein gives rise to the protein MNTFILLLAVGAASAQSVISPPSRNCRELGAMDDGPKTDEALPEYPSGEVMLVRAHVPHVEKGTFEFYLCPRTNPTDEECLVRWPLDISGVEGRQYQMTRSIKGGEYEIPVVLPNGVTCDSCTLQWTLVTEQCAPEDAEEGRDPDCSVQRTTLCSDISIVETKRRQKRGWDFLQGVFGKAIEGAARTIGNCRRDNF